One segment of Variovorax sp. V93 DNA contains the following:
- a CDS encoding OmpA family protein, with protein MTTQFHRFTAIAAGAAALLLLQGCSSYVSRGITDDGKATEVIFPNIDNDAWLKEGTFPNLDNLRAVAPGVTKDQLYDLLGRPHFSEGMAGPREWDYIFHFRKAGGGVTTCQYKAIFDKDYKAQTFHWLPAGCGDVLAVRALPAAERPAAASPAAPRRTTLGADGLFRFDGSSLADLMPEGRRKLDALAADIKATDAVKVIGHTDRLGSQAYNHALSLARANTVRSYLAQAGVPAQRIQVEGRGESEPKVQCAQARRADLIVCLAPNRRVEIEVSGER; from the coding sequence ATGACAACGCAATTCCATCGCTTCACGGCCATCGCAGCGGGCGCCGCGGCACTGCTGCTGCTGCAGGGCTGCAGCTCCTACGTGAGCCGGGGCATCACCGACGACGGCAAGGCCACGGAGGTGATCTTCCCGAACATCGACAACGATGCATGGCTCAAGGAAGGCACCTTCCCCAACCTGGACAACCTGCGCGCCGTGGCGCCCGGCGTCACCAAGGATCAGCTGTACGACCTGCTCGGCCGTCCGCACTTCAGCGAAGGCATGGCGGGCCCGCGCGAGTGGGACTACATCTTCCACTTCCGCAAGGCCGGCGGCGGCGTGACCACCTGCCAGTACAAGGCGATCTTCGACAAGGACTACAAGGCGCAGACCTTCCACTGGCTGCCGGCCGGCTGCGGCGACGTGCTGGCGGTGCGTGCGCTGCCGGCGGCCGAACGCCCGGCCGCCGCGAGCCCGGCGGCGCCGCGCCGCACCACGCTGGGTGCCGATGGCCTGTTCCGCTTCGACGGGAGCTCGCTGGCCGACCTGATGCCCGAGGGGCGCCGCAAGCTCGACGCCCTGGCCGCCGACATCAAGGCGACGGATGCCGTCAAGGTCATCGGCCACACCGACCGGCTCGGCAGCCAGGCCTACAACCACGCGCTGTCGCTGGCGCGCGCCAATACCGTGCGCAGCTACCTCGCGCAGGCCGGCGTGCCGGCGCAGAGGATCCAGGTCGAGGGCCGGGGCGAATCGGAGCCGAAGGTGCAATGCGCCCAGGCCCGGCGTGCGGACCTGATCGTCTGCCTGGCGCCGAACCGCCGCGTCGAGATCGAGGTGTCGGGCGAGCGCTGA